In a genomic window of Salmo trutta chromosome 32, fSalTru1.1, whole genome shotgun sequence:
- the LOC115171908 gene encoding zinc finger protein 750 encodes MLSVQERKPKRPHYIPRPPGKPYKYQCFQCPFTCNEKSHLFNHMKYNLCKNSISLVSQKGGHTGRQTKTPGPANDKLASLTLKDKSGPLPVERLMTPEGHRGGVENRREEKEERVEEKEEREEEEEREEACGSPVRKDIQSVIKSDTKELKEAKALPRPSAFSQVTPNRENPEGALKSSHNQSGEPSLTPPMPSFHNPTFAWGPMAAASMPLKPLPPHIIPEYPPYLFPDRHPALHPLYQPYFIPGTHHLSGPNSQSYRPSFLENPQRPVIPMNPDHSHPSLIPPYPYRYGLPLPYGLYRPPDHPHPIPLPGSRYHPLDVYGPGPGPGLGPRDYDFYLHPRLHGEPHSRPTEEGTSQVEQSRDKPIRLSPMEGCSALGSPDRPSPPHPFSQRDTTEGSRCTVLGEPQPVNQSGGPEPASQPIRVDASKEDAPQSLITHMERGSAANRTEHSTSDESNDSSSERDGDDDDDEDTEEDLMPLNLSKKDHESDLFTSRGSCPETGHPEEDLPLNLSLRATPGSPDHCSKMAATGREFVSVQPGDPDHCSKMATLIAVDLNQQGSSPAPTQTDKEPSDQQRQTAALALCQLASSSSSSSCSLSSMAADSPSVRPTPTDCPCPPTTTALTREVKRTTSGLSREVKQEHTAKGQTEQSSTKVRGVKRAARGESQLPARKNTKVTAPHKQRQTKRARVVKETGGGRSLRRRPLCC; translated from the exons ATGCTCAGCGTTCAGGAGCGCAAGCCCAAGAGGCCTCACTACATCCCACGGCCCCCAGGCAAGCCCTACAAGTACCAGTGTTTCCAGTGCCCATTCACCTGCAACGAGAAGTCTCACCTGTTCAACCACATGAAGTACAACCTCTGTAAGAACTCCATATCACTGGTGTCTCAGAAAGGAGGCCACACAGGGAGGCAGACCAAGACCCCTGGCCCTGCCAATGACAAACTGGCATCTTTAACCCTGAAAGATAAATCAGGGCCACTTCCTGTGGAGCGGCTCATGACCCCTGAGGGTCACAGAGGTGgagtggagaacaggagagaagagaaggaggagagagtggaggagaaggaggagagagaggaggaggaggagagagaggaggcgtgTGGGAGTCCAGTCAGGAAAGACATTCAGAGTGTGATTAAATCAGACACAAAGGAACTGAAAGAGGCCAAGGCTTTGCCACGCCCGTCAGCCTTCTCCCAAGTCACACCCAATCGGGAGAACCCAGAGGGCGCGCTAAAGTCGTCCCACAACCAATCAGGGGAGCCGTCTCTGACTCCGCCCATGCCATCATTCCATAACCCCACCTTCGCCTGGGGCCCAATGGCAGCAGCTTCCATGCCGCTGAAGCCCCTCCCACCTCACATAATACCCGAGTACCCTCCCTACCTGTTTCCTGATCGCCACCCGGCCCTCCACCCCCTCTACCAGCCCTACTTCATCCCAGGGACGCATCACCTTTCTGGGCCAAACTCCCAGTCCTACCGGCCTAGCTTCCTGGAGAACCCACAAAGACCTGTGATACCCATGAACCCGGACCACTCCCAcccatctctcatccctccatacccCTACAGATACGGTCTCCCCCTGCCCTATGGCCTGTACCGCCCCCCGGACCACCCACACCCCATCCCTCTCCCAGGCTCCAGGTACCATCCTCTGGATGTGTACGGCCCAGGACCAGGCCCCGGCCTGGGACCTAGGGACTATGACTTTTACCTCCACCCCAGGCTCCATGGTGAACCCCACAGCAGACCCACGGAGGAAGGGACCAGCCAggtggagcagagcagagacaAGCCCATCAGACTGAGCCCCATGGAGGGGTGTTCTGCCTTGGGCTCTCCTGACAGACCCAGCCCTCCACACCCCTTCAGCCAGAGAGACACTACTGAGGGTTCCAGATGTACCGTCCTGGGGGAACCACAGCCTGTCAACCAATCAGGAGGACCAGAGCCAGCCTCGCAGCCAATCAGAGTAGACGCGAGCAAAGAGGACGCACCACAGAGCTTGATAACGCACATGGAAAGAGG GTCGGCAGCCAACCGCACAGAGCACTCCACCTCTGACGAAAGCAACGACTCCTCATCTGAACGAGAtggtgacgatgatgatgatgaagacacTGAGGAAGATTTGATGCCCCTGAACCTCTCCAAAAAGGACCATGAGTCAGACCTCTTCACCAGCAGGGGGAGCTGTCCTGAAACAGGGCATCCGGAGGAGGACCTGCCACTGAACCTCAGCCTTAGGGCCACACCAGGCAGTCCAGATCACTGCTCCAAAATGGCCGCCACAGGGAGGGAGTTTGTCAGTGTCCAACCAGGCGACCCAGACCATTGCTCCAAAATGGCCACCTTAATCGCAGTGGATCTCAATCAACAGGGCTCCAGTCCAGCTCCCACCCAAACAGACAAGGAGCCCAGTGACCAACAGAGACAGACTGCAGCCCTGGCTCTCTgccagctggctagctcctcctcttcctccagctgCAGCCTCAGCTCTATGGCAGCAGACAGCCCGTCAGTACGCCCAACACCAACAGACTGCCCCTGTCCCCCAACAACCACAGCCCTCACCAGAGAGGTGAAACGCACAActtcaggcctctccagagagGTCAAACAGGAACACACAGCCAAGGGCCAGACTGAACAGTCTAGTACCAAAGTTAGGGGGGTGAAGAGAGCTGCCAGGGGAGAGAGCCAGCTCCCAGccaggaaaaacaccaaggtTACAGCACCTCACAAACAGAGGCAGACTAAGAGGGCCCGGGTGGtgaaggagacaggaggagggagatcACTGAGGAGGAGACCTCTCTGCTGCTGA